A window from Manduca sexta isolate Smith_Timp_Sample1 chromosome 24, JHU_Msex_v1.0, whole genome shotgun sequence encodes these proteins:
- the LOC115450562 gene encoding juvenile hormone acid O-methyltransferase — protein MNKLKMERKALGIGGELKASMWGSEGFESFECYAKANSNTRKDAESCLQEYSPRFKWNKKSRVLDIGCGDGSVTKIIAKHIPDDVELVASDVHDKALKFANHKYGDGRIQFMRFDVIGHLPLDMIGKFDHVFAMYVFHWIQDHETAFTNIYKILPKNGEFFAIFLGHCDIYSIFQILAKKKKWSEYMKNIDQFLSLYHDYEDPDIAIERMLKKIGFGSVDVKCKQRYCTHESIAVFKDLLTGINCFDIPKESWPEFMDDYVETQRFMNLIDAKGLVRTNYNLFVIHCIK, from the exons ATGAATAAACTCAAAATGGAACGCAAGGCTCTTGGCATTGGAGGGGAGTTGAAGGccag catGTGGGGCTCCGAAGGCTTCGAATCATTTGAATGTTACGCGAAAGCGAATTCGAACACAAGGAAAGACGCCGAAAGTTGCTTGCAAGAGTACTCGCCAAGGttcaaatggaataaaaaatcaCGAGTTCTAGACATCGGCTGCGGGGACGGTAGTGTCACGAAAATCATCGCCAAGCACATTCCTGACGATGTAGAACTGGTCGCGTCAGACGTCCACGACAAGGCTCTGAAATTCGCAAACCACAAATACGGTGATGGGCGCATACAATTCATGCGTTTTGACGTGATTGGCCATTTGCCGCTAGACATGATAGGAAAATTTGACCACGTCTTTGCGATGTACGTCTTCCATTGGATCCAGGATCATGA aaCAGCATTCACTAATATTTACAAGATCCTACCAAAAAATGGGGAATTCTTCGCAATATTTTTAGGACATTGTGACATTTACAGCATATTTCAAATACTTGCGAAAAAGAAGAAGTGGTCAGAATACATGAAGAATATCGATCAATTTCTTTCGCTTTACCATGATTATGag GATCCTGATATCGCAATAGAAAGAATGTTAAAGAAAATCGGATTCGGGAGTGTCGACGtcaaatgtaaacaaagatACTGCACCCACGAAAGTATCGCTGTTTTTAAAG atttGCTCACTGGAATAAATTGTTTCGATATTCCAAAGGAATCGTGGCCTGAGTTCATGGATGATTACGTGGAGACACAGCGTTTTATGAACCTCATAGACGCTAAAGGTTTAGTAAGAACAAACTACAACCTTTTTGTAATCCATTGTATTAAGTAA